DNA from Caldisericia bacterium:
TATCAAAATTCCAATGTTCTCTCCACTTTATTGGCATAATATGCTCAAGACTATATGTATATTTTAATTCTAATATATCACTTCTTTTCTCTTCATAGCGACGATATACCTCTATCCAAAACAAAATTAAGGAAGCCAGCTTATTAGGAACTTTTTTAAGACCTGTTTCAATATCTTTTTTAGTTATTTTTCCTAATTCTTTTTCCAGATTTGTGGAATCTTTTATGAATTGCTTGACAAGTTTATTATAATTTTTAATTGGAACTTTCTGGACAACAGCATTATAAATAACAAAGTTCTCAAGGGCTCTGAGACATTCTTTCTGTTTGGCTTCATCTTCACTTTTTATAATATAAAGAATGAACGGATGAAAAGTTGATATGTCTAAAATACTTAATATGTGAAGCAATCGCTTTTTAACGCCATCAAGATCATTACTGAAAGAAAAAAGATCGGATTTGTCGAAATCGTAAATGTTCTCTTCATATATTTTGGCATACTCAATTATTTTAGCAATAAAATTCTTAATCTCTTCTGTCGTCTTGAATTCTTCTATTTTTTTCTTGTACAGTTTTGATAGATCTGACAAAGTATGTTTATCGGGATCATAGAAACCTTCTATAACTGCGACAGAGTGTAAAAGAATTTCAATATTTTGTCTTTTTAATCTACCTGTTGTTAATTCTTTTTCCCAATACATTAAAGTATCTTCGTCTTCCGAGAAAACTTTTTCCCATGTTTCTCTATACGTTTTGATTGCTTCTGATCTTCCAGATAGCTCAATTAATTTTTTAAATAAAGCGTTTTTGACTATTTCAGCGGAAGTAAGTCTAACACCAGCAGTATTTAAAGTATCAAATATTGATTGCTCATCATCTCTTTCCTCTAAATCTATTACAACTAACATTTTGTTATCTGAGTCAAGTATTTTATTCAGAAGTTTTTTCCTCTCTTCCTCGCTCATATTTTCAAATATTTCTCTAAAAAATTTGTAACATTTCAGTATCCTACGACTTTTTTCATTAATTTGGCTTAAATCAATAGTCTCGGATTCTTTTATAACTTTCTTGTAACTTTCAGAATCCACAAGAGAGTGTTCTATTCTTATTTCACCATAATCTGGAGAGGTGTAATCTTTTTTAAAGAATAGAATTTTGAATATTGTATCTCTCACATTTTGCTTTATATCTTCAGGAAAAGAATCGTAGAGAGCTTTCAAAAGTATTGAAATTGTAGTTAATCTTTGCTGTCCATCTATAACTTCAAGTTCTTTAGCTTTCCCACTTACTGGTGGAAGTTGTTTAAGTA
Protein-coding regions in this window:
- a CDS encoding DUF262 domain-containing protein, whose protein sequence is LKQLPPVSGKAKELEVIDGQQRLTTISILLKALYDSFPEDIKQNVRDTIFKILFFKKDYTSPDYGEIRIEHSLVDSESYKKVIKESETIDLSQINEKSRRILKCYKFFREIFENMSEEERKKLLNKILDSDNKMLVVIDLEERDDEQSIFDTLNTAGVRLTSAEIVKNALFKKLIELSGRSEAIKTYRETWEKVFSEDEDTLMYWEKELTTGRLKRQNIEILLHSVAVIEGFYDPDKHTLSDLSKLYKKKIEEFKTTEEIKNFIAKIIEYAKIYEENIYDFDKSDLFSFSNDLDGVKKRLLHILSILDISTFHPFILYIIKSEDEAKQKECLRALENFVIYNAVVQKVPIKNYNKLVKQFIKDSTNLEKELGKITKKDIETGLKKVPNKLASLILFWIEVYRRYEEKRSDILELKYTYSLEHIMPIKWREHWNFDKVPHPNNSLTEIEKEKDREEKLYWLGNMTLLRSRLNASLRNYDFERKINGEGRKKGIRHYADLLITKDIVEKFDQGDKVWNEEKIENRTKEFTDMSLKIWSVDNV